A genomic region of Lycorma delicatula isolate Av1 chromosome 4, ASM4794821v1, whole genome shotgun sequence contains the following coding sequences:
- the LOC142323846 gene encoding intraflagellar transport protein 20 homolog: MFSYLNIILNKKDITQFQTIVDGFISMISSLAQEVEKEKIKSIGAHNLTKSIAKQREAQRQQLQALIIEKTTELERLRIQHQSLLRTEMEQQDMIDQLVLHR, from the exons atgttcagttatttaaatataattttaaataaaaaag acataACACAATTTCAAACAATAGTGGATGGATTCATATCTATGATAAGTTCATTGGCACAAGAAgttgaaaaagagaaaataaaatcaattggAGCTCATAATCTAACAAAATCAATTGCTAAACAAAGAGAAGCACAAAGACAACAATTGCAG gcacttataattgaaaaaacaacAGAGTTGGAAAGATTAAGAATTCAACACCAATCTTTATTACGGACTGAAATGGAACAACAAGATATGATCGATCAACTTGTCCTGCacagataa